The following proteins are co-located in the Lacticaseibacillus paracasei subsp. paracasei genome:
- a CDS encoding PTS system mannose/fructose/sorbose family transporter subunit IID, with the protein MASSRKPVLTKKDYLNSILRSYVLQNGQNYGTMQGTGMANSIMPQLRKIYKNDEAEFKRVTTSNLEFYNTNPQPYPFVSSIMLAMYDSGQDEDDVRAIKFALMGPLAGIGDALSQFGLAPLFSSIFASLALQGMTWAPIPFILCLFGITFGVRMLMGYLGWKVGTSIIDTLSDRMAAIADVASMLGLTVIAGLSVSFVKVNLAWQYSQVIKGKTQVVAVQTILDKIMPFMLPIALTYFVYWLITKKKWTIYKIVILLFVAGVLLSVLGILK; encoded by the coding sequence ATGGCATCTAGTCGGAAGCCGGTTTTAACCAAAAAAGATTACTTAAACTCCATTTTGCGATCTTATGTTCTGCAAAATGGACAAAATTACGGCACGATGCAAGGAACTGGGATGGCCAATAGCATCATGCCACAACTGCGAAAGATCTATAAAAATGATGAAGCTGAATTTAAACGGGTAACAACGTCTAATTTAGAATTTTACAATACCAATCCGCAACCTTATCCATTTGTGAGCAGTATTATGTTGGCCATGTATGACAGTGGTCAAGATGAAGACGACGTCCGCGCGATCAAGTTCGCGTTGATGGGACCGTTAGCTGGGATTGGAGATGCCTTGTCGCAGTTTGGACTGGCACCGTTATTCAGCTCAATCTTTGCGTCACTTGCATTGCAGGGCATGACTTGGGCGCCAATTCCGTTTATCTTGTGTCTGTTTGGTATTACTTTCGGCGTTCGTATGCTAATGGGCTACCTCGGCTGGAAAGTCGGCACGAGCATCATTGATACACTATCTGATCGGATGGCTGCCATTGCTGATGTTGCGAGCATGTTGGGGCTAACCGTTATTGCTGGCTTGTCCGTGTCCTTTGTAAAAGTGAATTTGGCATGGCAATACTCACAAGTTATCAAAGGGAAAACACAGGTTGTGGCCGTTCAAACGATTCTCGACAAAATCATGCCGTTTATGTTGCCAATTGCTCTGACGTATTTTGTTTATTGGCTGATCACAAAGAAGAAGTGGACGATTTATAAAATTGTCATTCTGCTATTTGTTGCCGGTGTCCTGCTCTCCGTTTTAGGCATCTTGAAGTGA
- a CDS encoding putative holin-like toxin yields MSHAQNPVKGGVWLSVADAITIMLAFGSFVLLLVGTVVILVRAILDNQKDRH; encoded by the coding sequence ATGAGTCACGCACAAAATCCAGTGAAGGGAGGTGTCTGGTTGTCCGTTGCGGATGCAATAACCATTATGTTAGCGTTTGGCAGTTTTGTACTGTTGCTCGTTGGCACAGTGGTGATCCTTGTTCGCGCAATTCTTGACAATCAAAAAGACCGTCACTAG
- a CDS encoding PTS mannose/fructose/sorbose/N-acetylgalactosamine transporter subunit IIC → MTYSIVQALLVGLWAAFCFAGQQWGIYTNRALFISFGIGLILGDLQTAVVFGATAELAFMGFGVGPGGSTPPNPLGPGVVGTIMAISISGLKPAAALSLSYPFAILIPFVITFIFSVNANNLAWSRKAIEEGKYRKFHFLANTTLLGFILFAFCFGFAATLSTSALKVFVQAIPQWLISGLTVAGGLLPAVGFALIMSTMAKKEYIPALILGYVCVAYLKMPVIGLAFAGAVLAFNNYYNGRRADKNKGGSTSTNDHGSDGDEGGIEDGI, encoded by the coding sequence ATGACATATTCTATCGTTCAGGCGCTTTTGGTAGGCCTGTGGGCGGCTTTCTGTTTTGCCGGCCAGCAATGGGGCATTTATACTAATCGGGCATTATTTATCTCATTTGGCATCGGATTGATCCTAGGTGACTTGCAAACAGCTGTTGTTTTTGGAGCCACTGCCGAATTGGCGTTTATGGGATTCGGCGTCGGTCCCGGTGGTTCTACACCACCTAATCCATTGGGACCAGGTGTGGTTGGTACAATCATGGCGATCTCAATCAGCGGACTTAAACCAGCTGCGGCGTTATCGCTATCATATCCATTTGCAATTTTGATTCCATTTGTGATTACGTTTATTTTCTCGGTCAACGCCAACAACCTGGCGTGGTCAAGAAAAGCAATTGAAGAGGGAAAGTATCGTAAATTCCACTTTTTGGCAAACACAACATTATTAGGGTTCATCTTGTTTGCCTTCTGTTTTGGCTTTGCGGCTACCTTAAGTACAAGTGCTTTGAAAGTTTTTGTTCAGGCAATTCCACAATGGCTAATTAGCGGTTTAACGGTTGCGGGTGGGTTGCTTCCTGCTGTCGGGTTTGCGCTGATTATGAGCACAATGGCTAAGAAGGAATATATTCCGGCCTTGATTCTTGGGTATGTCTGTGTGGCTTATCTCAAGATGCCGGTTATTGGTTTAGCCTTCGCGGGTGCCGTTCTGGCTTTCAACAATTACTATAATGGTCGGCGGGCAGACAAGAACAAAGGCGGCAGTACCAGCACAAATGATCATGGTAGTGACGGGGATGAAGGGGGTATTGAAGATGGCATCTAG
- a CDS encoding glycoside hydrolase family 13 protein has protein sequence MHKSWWQEAVVYQVYPRSFQDSNNDGIGDLTGVVEHLDYIKQLGVDVIWLNPIYKSPNADNGYDIADYEKIMAEFGTMADFKHLLNEAHARGLKVMMDLVVNHTSDEHPWFQAAKQSRNDPHHDWYIWRDPVDGHEPTNWRADFGGSAWTYVPEVGQYYLHLFATKQPDLNWTNPAVRKAVFDMMTWWCKQGIDGFRMDVINLISKPEQFTDDPYIVEHPNGSSLGFIANGPHVHEYLREMNQTVLSKYDLITVGEAPGVTPVLAEKYTGFDRHELEMVFQFKHMGLDDDPQFGKWSLHRPKLTDLKRVLSEWQTDLHGKAWNSLYWDNHDQPRAVSRFGDDRPAFRVRSAKMLAATLHMMEGTPYIYQGEELGMTNIDFSSIHDYRDLDTLNAWHELVDQQHALTSEDMLKRIHRRSRDNARTPMQWDATQHAGFTKSTPWIKVNPNYQTINAAAALADPDSVFFFYQKLNQLRKQYPALIVYGDYELLDPDDSDVFMYRRFTDDQELLVINNFTDQEQSRPISTRLPKNARLMISNYADDRGDVLRPYETRSYLGERR, from the coding sequence ATGCACAAAAGCTGGTGGCAAGAAGCTGTTGTTTATCAAGTGTACCCACGCAGTTTTCAAGACAGTAACAATGATGGCATTGGTGATCTAACCGGGGTTGTCGAGCACCTAGATTACATCAAGCAGCTTGGTGTTGATGTTATTTGGCTCAACCCGATTTATAAATCACCTAATGCTGATAACGGCTATGACATTGCTGATTACGAAAAAATTATGGCAGAGTTTGGCACGATGGCGGACTTCAAGCATTTGCTAAACGAAGCACATGCACGTGGCTTGAAAGTCATGATGGATTTAGTGGTTAATCATACTTCTGATGAGCATCCGTGGTTTCAGGCTGCCAAGCAAAGTCGCAACGATCCTCACCATGACTGGTATATTTGGCGCGATCCAGTTGACGGTCATGAACCGACCAACTGGCGGGCTGATTTCGGTGGCTCTGCGTGGACCTATGTGCCAGAAGTCGGTCAATACTACCTGCATCTTTTTGCGACCAAGCAACCAGATCTCAATTGGACGAATCCTGCAGTACGGAAAGCCGTGTTCGACATGATGACATGGTGGTGCAAGCAAGGTATCGATGGTTTCCGAATGGACGTGATCAACCTGATCTCGAAACCCGAGCAATTCACTGATGATCCTTACATCGTTGAACATCCTAATGGCAGTTCATTGGGATTCATTGCAAATGGCCCGCATGTTCATGAATACCTCCGGGAAATGAATCAAACGGTGTTATCAAAATACGATCTCATCACGGTTGGTGAGGCCCCCGGTGTCACACCTGTTTTGGCAGAGAAATATACCGGCTTTGATCGGCACGAACTAGAGATGGTTTTCCAGTTTAAGCATATGGGTCTGGACGATGATCCACAGTTTGGGAAATGGTCCTTGCATCGGCCAAAGTTGACCGATCTTAAGCGCGTGCTTTCCGAATGGCAAACCGACCTGCACGGAAAAGCTTGGAATAGTTTGTATTGGGACAATCATGACCAACCACGAGCCGTCTCGCGTTTTGGTGATGATCGTCCAGCCTTCCGAGTTCGCTCAGCGAAAATGCTCGCCGCAACCTTGCACATGATGGAAGGGACGCCCTACATCTACCAAGGCGAAGAGCTGGGGATGACCAATATCGATTTTTCCTCCATTCACGATTACCGTGACCTTGATACTTTAAATGCCTGGCACGAGCTCGTTGATCAACAGCATGCACTGACCTCTGAAGACATGCTGAAACGGATCCATCGGCGCTCGCGTGACAACGCCCGCACACCAATGCAATGGGATGCCACGCAACATGCGGGTTTCACAAAAAGTACCCCTTGGATCAAGGTCAATCCAAACTATCAGACCATCAATGCAGCGGCTGCATTGGCAGATCCTGATTCAGTCTTTTTCTTCTATCAAAAGCTCAATCAGCTGCGCAAGCAATACCCAGCTCTCATTGTCTATGGTGATTATGAGTTATTGGATCCAGACGACTCAGATGTCTTTATGTATCGGCGTTTTACCGATGATCAAGAGTTGCTCGTTATCAACAACTTCACCGATCAGGAACAATCCCGCCCAATTAGCACGCGCTTGCCTAAAAACGCACGGCTAATGATCAGTAATTATGCTGACGATCGTGGTGACGTTTTGCGGCCTTATGAAACACGCAGCTATCTTGGCGAACGGCGTTAA
- a CDS encoding heparinase II/III family protein, which yields MTKQRWASYIQQLAQQQHLTKDAKTNADWLLNNIFLFDSPYAMEPTQISYTMDPIKWQETPNGDPEWLYMLKRQEYLLDLLEAFYTTGQVKYQAKMKALLFSWIDQNLALPETWRTIDTGIRLLNWTSVVANLVESEQLNASESVSVHDAVKVQADYLRQNYTEKFDISNWGILITSGILTYAARFPNVVDRDTVTWAQQRFEVELDLQVDTQGMQWEQSPLYLLEVWRSSLAVIAAQQRAKQTVPPNILQKTRAMQWMMAQYVKPDLTLLQQGDTDAIRIDSLFNSSAAILSQPAQLQDRLEPVFDFVLLELAHQAWQLAAKKTELPQQFAAPISGNYFWRSDWGENADYWHLFNGNLGSGHGHAALGHLDLVMDGHDVLVDGGRYTYVDGTERRYLKSVEAHNTVMLDHKPFSLPKDSWKYQYAATPVTNQVIDFSAGQLIKAVYIDRAQQTPVMVVRYLINLAEERLRLILDVVSDPGYHTLKRFWQIAPDLTVTKQAEGYQLGNVASLAVTERNIWKSRQLFSPRYNALDHLTRLESETLFKDFTAQAAVFSPANPDITVTPVQIRHSGNDDEIVDDRLATGFRVDLGRDVNYLVTLQSENTIVGRKLYWFDGTEAYGSFNLFKRKGQRVEKHFQLL from the coding sequence ATGACAAAGCAGCGTTGGGCAAGTTACATTCAGCAACTAGCGCAGCAACAACATCTCACTAAAGACGCAAAGACAAATGCCGATTGGTTATTAAATAATATCTTTTTGTTCGATAGCCCTTATGCGATGGAACCCACTCAGATTAGCTATACCATGGATCCAATTAAATGGCAGGAGACGCCTAATGGCGATCCTGAATGGCTGTACATGTTAAAACGTCAAGAGTACCTTTTGGATCTTTTGGAAGCTTTCTATACGACTGGTCAAGTTAAATATCAAGCCAAAATGAAAGCCCTTCTTTTTTCTTGGATCGATCAGAATTTGGCGTTACCCGAAACATGGCGAACAATTGACACAGGCATTCGATTATTAAATTGGACATCCGTTGTCGCCAATCTGGTGGAAAGTGAGCAATTAAATGCATCGGAGTCGGTTTCTGTTCATGATGCGGTGAAGGTTCAGGCTGACTATCTCCGCCAAAACTACACGGAAAAGTTTGATATCAGTAACTGGGGCATCTTAATCACGTCAGGTATTTTAACGTATGCGGCAAGATTCCCTAACGTCGTTGATCGCGACACGGTTACCTGGGCGCAACAGCGATTTGAGGTAGAACTGGATCTTCAAGTGGACACGCAAGGCATGCAGTGGGAACAATCGCCGCTATATTTGTTAGAAGTTTGGCGCAGTTCGTTGGCGGTCATTGCTGCTCAGCAACGAGCAAAACAGACGGTGCCCCCGAATATTTTACAAAAAACCCGTGCCATGCAGTGGATGATGGCGCAATATGTCAAACCCGATCTGACATTGCTACAGCAAGGTGATACCGATGCCATTCGGATTGACAGCTTGTTCAACAGCTCCGCCGCTATCTTAAGTCAGCCAGCACAGTTGCAAGATCGATTAGAACCAGTTTTCGACTTTGTTTTATTAGAACTGGCGCATCAAGCATGGCAACTAGCAGCCAAAAAAACCGAACTTCCCCAACAATTTGCTGCACCGATCAGCGGCAATTACTTTTGGCGCTCAGACTGGGGTGAAAACGCTGATTATTGGCATTTATTCAATGGCAATCTTGGCAGCGGTCATGGTCATGCGGCCTTGGGGCACCTTGATTTGGTGATGGACGGGCATGACGTGCTTGTCGATGGCGGCCGATATACGTACGTTGATGGCACCGAACGCCGTTATCTGAAATCCGTTGAAGCTCATAACACTGTCATGCTGGATCACAAGCCTTTCAGTTTGCCAAAGGACTCATGGAAGTATCAGTATGCTGCCACACCTGTTACGAATCAGGTGATTGATTTTAGCGCCGGCCAGCTGATTAAGGCAGTGTATATTGATCGCGCCCAGCAAACACCAGTGATGGTTGTCCGGTATTTAATCAATCTTGCGGAGGAGAGATTGCGGCTGATACTGGACGTTGTTAGCGACCCTGGCTATCACACACTTAAACGTTTCTGGCAGATTGCGCCTGACCTGACAGTGACTAAGCAAGCGGAAGGGTATCAGTTAGGCAACGTAGCTAGCCTTGCTGTTACTGAGAGAAATATATGGAAGAGCCGGCAGTTGTTCTCACCACGATACAACGCTCTTGATCATCTGACACGTTTGGAATCTGAAACGCTATTCAAAGATTTTACCGCACAAGCCGCAGTCTTTTCACCGGCTAATCCTGACATAACGGTGACGCCGGTCCAAATACGCCATTCTGGTAACGATGATGAGATCGTTGATGACCGGTTAGCAACCGGATTTCGGGTTGATCTGGGTCGGGATGTGAATTATTTGGTGACCTTACAGTCAGAGAATACGATTGTTGGCCGCAAGCTGTATTGGTTTGATGGAACTGAGGCTTATGGGAGCTTCAATCTTTTTAAGCGAAAGGGTCAACGAGTGGAAAAGCACTTTCAGCTTTTATAG
- a CDS encoding preprotein translocase subunit YajC, which yields MTFWQIILAIMVVLVCLLYLVAIPLAKRHAMQKQADAVDQMHANLQIGDQIVLIDGILGNIQSLNQEDVQVEIAEKTVITVKRMGIAGVVKEVSGHDKAALGKLHSATSAATTSH from the coding sequence ATGACCTTCTGGCAAATTATTTTAGCTATCATGGTCGTCCTTGTTTGCCTGCTTTATTTGGTTGCCATTCCTCTGGCAAAACGTCATGCCATGCAAAAACAAGCTGATGCTGTTGATCAGATGCACGCTAATTTACAAATAGGCGATCAAATTGTCCTGATTGATGGCATCTTAGGTAACATACAAAGCTTGAATCAAGAAGATGTTCAGGTTGAAATCGCTGAAAAGACAGTGATAACGGTTAAGCGGATGGGAATTGCTGGGGTGGTGAAGGAGGTGTCAGGGCATGACAAAGCAGCGTTGGGCAAGTTACATTCAGCAACTAGCGCAGCAACAACATCTCACTAA
- a CDS encoding IS30 family transposase, producing the protein MAIITLIERSQIELMQHHTIQYIAATLGRSRISIRHELHRCPEGDYCAIIAQDHADTCRHRCGRHSILTPKLKRMVTEKLNLGWSPEMVGYAVHCAPHTIYHWIYQRQVDFQPSQLFDHGKRHKRRQDLRSRYNQAVGTSIEIRSESANRRTEKGHLEMDTVRGGRGSKAAVLTIVDRVTRLMATTKLENLSQNAVLKGFARLMVDFPGPVRSVTVDHGKEFSCDQALTKRYRIPVYFCHAYHPNERGTNERFNRELRYYFPKGTQFDQVSETDIQQATALINNKPRKCLRWQTPVQAVSKPLSRW; encoded by the coding sequence ATGGCCATTATAACCTTAATTGAACGATCTCAGATAGAACTGATGCAACACCACACGATTCAATACATCGCCGCGACCTTAGGCCGCTCTCGTATTTCTATTAGGCATGAGCTTCACCGTTGCCCTGAAGGTGATTACTGCGCCATTATAGCTCAGGATCATGCCGATACTTGTCGGCATCGTTGTGGTCGGCACTCGATTTTAACGCCTAAGTTGAAGCGGATGGTAACTGAGAAGCTAAACCTAGGTTGGTCCCCTGAAATGGTCGGTTATGCCGTTCACTGTGCGCCACACACGATTTACCACTGGATTTATCAAAGACAAGTCGATTTTCAGCCAAGCCAACTCTTTGATCACGGTAAACGTCATAAAAGAAGACAAGACCTTCGGTCGCGCTATAACCAAGCAGTAGGCACCTCAATTGAGATTCGCAGTGAGTCAGCTAATCGGCGAACCGAAAAAGGACATTTAGAGATGGATACAGTTCGCGGTGGTCGCGGGTCAAAGGCTGCTGTTTTGACCATTGTCGATCGGGTGACACGTTTAATGGCGACAACTAAGCTTGAAAACTTATCACAAAATGCTGTTCTCAAGGGATTTGCAAGACTGATGGTGGACTTTCCGGGTCCGGTTCGATCAGTGACGGTTGATCACGGTAAAGAGTTTTCCTGCGATCAGGCGCTTACAAAGCGCTATCGGATACCGGTTTACTTTTGCCACGCCTATCACCCGAATGAACGGGGCACAAATGAACGGTTCAATCGAGAACTTCGCTACTATTTCCCGAAGGGAACACAGTTTGATCAGGTTTCAGAGACCGATATTCAACAAGCCACAGCGCTTATCAATAACAAACCTAGAAAATGTCTCCGTTGGCAAACCCCAGTTCAAGCAGTGAGCAAGCCTCTTTCTAGGTGGTAA
- a CDS encoding class I SAM-dependent methyltransferase, whose product MSTNHDIQDNLSNWDDRANIHAGGGYGDIAGFINNPNGVTGTVKRDLEVLLPHLPANSVKGQRLLHLQSHIGTDTLSWWRLGAVHVHGINFSPNSLHYARDIAKQAGADITYVQSDARYAAKALANEAQGFDVIVTSAGTITWLPDLQDWANSIAALLAPDGIFMIRDNHPLLFALDNDGFTITQNYFSGAEISYDSDGSYTAGSKGLIQHTRNHNWAHDFQEITSVLLKAGLTIEALGEQPITDWQALPMLTFNQEEDGWQMPADLPQIPLTFSLVARKQI is encoded by the coding sequence ATGTCAACAAATCACGATATTCAAGACAATCTCAGCAATTGGGATGACCGCGCCAACATCCATGCCGGTGGCGGTTATGGTGACATTGCTGGCTTTATTAACAATCCAAACGGTGTGACTGGCACAGTTAAGCGCGATTTAGAAGTACTCTTGCCGCACTTGCCAGCAAATTCGGTTAAGGGTCAGCGACTGTTGCATCTGCAAAGTCACATTGGCACCGACACTTTGAGCTGGTGGCGCCTAGGCGCAGTCCATGTTCATGGCATTAATTTTTCGCCGAATTCATTACATTACGCCCGTGACATTGCCAAGCAGGCCGGCGCGGATATTACTTATGTCCAAAGTGATGCGCGTTATGCCGCAAAGGCGCTGGCTAATGAAGCTCAGGGGTTTGACGTGATCGTGACTAGTGCGGGTACCATTACTTGGCTGCCAGATTTGCAAGATTGGGCTAATTCAATCGCGGCATTACTTGCACCAGACGGGATTTTCATGATACGTGACAATCACCCGCTTTTGTTCGCACTGGATAATGACGGGTTTACCATCACGCAAAATTATTTCAGCGGGGCCGAAATCTCTTACGATTCAGATGGTTCGTACACGGCGGGATCGAAAGGGCTAATCCAACACACCCGCAACCACAACTGGGCACATGATTTTCAAGAAATAACGAGTGTGCTACTGAAGGCTGGTTTAACGATTGAAGCACTGGGGGAGCAGCCCATCACCGATTGGCAGGCATTGCCGATGCTGACGTTCAATCAGGAAGAAGATGGTTGGCAGATGCCGGCTGATCTGCCACAAATTCCGTTGACGTTTTCGCTGGTGGCTAGAAAACAAATATGA